Proteins found in one Macaca nemestrina isolate mMacNem1 chromosome 4, mMacNem.hap1, whole genome shotgun sequence genomic segment:
- the LOC105493055 gene encoding succinate dehydrogenase cytochrome b560 subunit, mitochondrial-like: protein MGALLLRHVGRHCLPAHFSPQLCIRNAIPLGTTAKEGMEWFWNKNITGSNRPVSPHITIYSWSLPMAMSICHSGTGIALSAGVSPRKRPEDSPAIPVWSGCPCSYCVVLYGAGSHVKNGGSQHHLPTHYYIHPSFCLSFLSPAWEKFSLFV from the exons ATGGGTGCACTCTTGCTGAGACATGTTGGTCGTCATTGCCTCCCAGCCCACTTTAGCCCTCAGCTCTGCATCAGAAATGCTATTCCTTTGGGAACCACAGCCAAAGAAGGGATGGAGTGGTTCTGGAATAAGAACATTACGGGTTCAAACCGTCCTGTATCTCCCCACATCACTATCTACAGTTGGTCTCTTCCCATGGCGATGTCCATCTGCCACAGCGGCACTGGTATTGCTTTGAGTGCAGGGGTCTCTC CTAGGAAAAGGCCTGAAGATTCCCCAGCTATACCAGTCTGGAGTGGTTGTCCTTGTTCTTACTGTGTTGTCCTCTATGGGGCTGGCAGCCACGTGAAGAACGGAGGTTCCCAGCATCATCTTCCTACACATTATTACATTCACCCATCTTTCTGTTTGTCATTCTtatctccagcctgggaaaagtTCTCCTTATTTGTTTAG